TGGCGGTGAGGGCCTGGCCCTGGTACAGCGCCTGGGCGCAGACTTCGCCGGTGTGGTTGATGCGCATCAGGCCGGCGACATGGCGGGTGTCTTCGTCGCTCATCTGCGCATCGGGCTGCACGATGGCCGGCGACGGGCGATGCGGCTGGCCGCTGAACGGCAGCAAGGTGCGCATGGCGGCATCGGCTTGCAGCAGAAGACGGTCAATCGGCGAGTAGTGACGTTGGGTAGTCATGCTGACCTCCGGGGGGAATCTCGGCGGCCAGTTTAACCGAATCGGCCCGAGAAGGATTGCGCTGGGTCATCGTGACTCAGGGGGATGGAGACTTCAGCGGGAGCAGGCGGTCTGCTCCCGCCGAAAGGCTCAGCCCGGCGGCCAGTTCATCTGGCGCTGACCGAGCACATGCATATGAATGTGGTAGACGGTCTGTCCGCCCTTTTCATTGCAGTTCATCACCACCCGGAAGCCTTCCTCGCAACCCAGCTCCAGCGCCAGGCGCTGGGCGGTGAACAGGATGTGCCCGGCCAGTGCCTTGTCGTCTTCGGTCAGGTCGTTGAGGGTGCGCACCGGTTTTTTCGGGATCACCAGAAAATGCACCGGCGCCTGTGGGGCGATGTCGTGGAAGGCCAGTACCTGGTCGTCCTCGTAGATGATCTTCGCCGGGATCTCCCGGTTGATGATCTTGGTGAACAGAGTATCCACAGCTGTTTTCTCCGTAGTGTGGGGCGGGTCGAGTGTACCCATGCAGGTTCACTGCGCCCAGCCGTTTGCCTGCCGGCCTTTCAGCGCGGGCAGTAAGCCTTGTTGACCATGCCGGTGACGGTGCGGTTGAGCCAGCGCGAGCCGAGGCGAGGCAGGAAGGCGAACCAGCGGTTCATCCGGCCGGGGATGATGATCGCGCGGTTCTTTTCCAGGGCGCGCACGGTATACAGCGCGACCTCTTCCGGGCTCATCAGCAGCCGGCTGTCTTTGAGCTTGCCGTCGTTCAGTTGGGCGGTGCGGAAGAATGCCGTACGGGTCGGGCCAGGGCAGAGCACCGAAACCTTAACCGCGCACTTCTTCAGCTCGACCCGCAGCGCTTCGGAGAAGTGCAGCACATACGCCTTGCTGGCGTAGTAGGTGCTCATCCACGGGCCGGGGTTGAACGCCGCGACCGAGGCGACGTTGAGGATCTGCCCGCCGCCCTGCAACGCCATGCTGTTGCCGATGGCGTGGCAGAGGCGGGTGAGGGCGAGGATGTTCACTTCGATCAGGTCCTGCTCGGTCATCCAGTCCTGGGCCAGGAACGGCCCGCAGGTGCCGATGCCGGCACAGTTCACCAGCAGGTCGATTTGCCGGTCGCCTTCTTCCAGTTCCAGCAGGAAGCCGGACAGGCGCAAGGGTTCGCCCAGATCGCAGGCACGGAACAGCACCTCCACGCCGAAGCGCTGGGTCAATTCGATCGCAATGCTTTCCAGCTGATCACGCTGTCGGGCCACCAGAATCAGGCTGCGGCCCCGGCGGGCAAGGGCTTCGGCCATGGCCAGGCCGATGCCGCTGGAGGCGCCGGTGATCAGAGCGTAACGGGTCATGCAGTTCTCCATCGCAACAGCTCCGGCCGGCGACGCAGGTGTCGCGGGCCGGAGCGCTGTTCATTCTTTGGCAGAGTCTACAGGGGGTGGGGCCGCTTCGGCTGCTTCGTCCTCGGAAATCGTTGCCGGCTCGGCCACGGCGTCGATCTCGTCGGTGGTCACCGAGCCGCTTTCGTAGCTGCTTTCCAGGCTGCTTTCGTACTCTTCCTGGATCGCCGAGATGCCGCCGACCATCGCGCCCGCGAAGATGAGCCCGACGAACACGATCCACAGCGAGCACAGCACCTTGACCGCCGTGGTGTTGGGCGGTGGCGGCGGGCCATAGCGGTTGGCGCCGTCGTTGCCCGGCATGGCCATCATCACCAGCGGGAAAATGCTGCCCACGAACGGTACGAGGTTCAGCAGCCAGAGCCAGCCGGACCAGCCGATGTCGTGCAGGCGCTGGACGCTGAACAGGATGCTGACGAGGCCGAAGGCCAGGAACAGAAAGAACGCGACGATGCCGCCGATGATCAGCCCCGTGGTGGAGTCCGTGCTGACCAGGCCCAGCCCGATGAAGGCAAAGATGCCGATGATCGGCAGGGTCACCAGGCTCAACACCATCGTCCAGGCCAGGAAGCGCAGGCGCCCGATCCGGCCTTCGACGCTGAACGGCTTGAGGATGGCGAACTCCGGGAGGCGCTCGCCGACGTCGGCCCGGGGCGGGGCGTAAGGGGAATCCGGCTCCGCCGGGGCGGGCGTCTGTTCGTGCACGTCCGCCAGGTTCAGTTCGACCGTGGTTTCGGGCTCGATCCGGGCTTCGATGCCGGTCTTGCCCAGCGCCTGCAGGTAAACCTGCGCGTCGCTGTGGGACAGCTCGCGCTTGAGGGCGACGGTGCGCCCGCTGAACAGCCGCTCGATGGCGGCGACATCGCTCTTGAACAGATCCGCCAGGTTGAGCTTGGCGGTGGTGATGTCGACTCCGGGCTGCAGGGCGCCGTCGAACACGATCTTGTAACGGGTTTCGCTCATGGCCGGGCATCCTTGTCGCGAGATGGATTGAAGTGGGGTATCGCAGTCGGTGAGTGTAAGGCCGGTCGCGGATCGGACGGCCTTTTTCTCAGCGTGGCCAGCGGTTCGGCAACTGCGCCGCGTGCGCCAGTGCCTGACGGTACTCGCTGTCCAGGCGGGCCACCAGTTGATCCACGCTCGGCAGATCCTTGATTCCGCCTACGCCCTGGCCCGCCGACCAGACGGTTTTCCAAGCCTTGGCCTCGTCGCTGAGCGGCTTGAGCTTTTCGCCGAAGTTCACGTCGCCCTTGCCCTGCAGGGCCGCCATGTCGAAGCCGGCGGCCTCCAGGCTCTGGCGCATGAAACTGGCCGGCACGCCCGACACGGCAGGAGTATGGATGATGTCCGCCGCTTTGGCAGTCAGCAGCATGTCCTTGTATGCGTCAGGCGCATGACTTTCGGTGGTGCCGATAAATCGGGTGCCGAAGTAGGCCAAATCCGCGCCCAGCACCTGAGCGGCAAGAATCTCATGCCCGTGGTTCAGGCATCCTGCGAGCAGCAGGGTCTTGTCGAAGAACTGACGGATCTCCGCGACCAGCGAGAACGGGCTCCAGGTGCCGGCATGGCCACCGGCGCCCGCCGCTACGGCGATCAGGCCGTCGACGCCGGCTTCGGCGGCTTTCTCCGCGTGGCGGCGGGTGGTCACATCGTGGAACACCAGGCCGCCGTAGCTGTGGACGGCATCGACCACTTCCTTGACCGCCCCCAGGCTGGTGATGACGATCGGCACCTGGTGTTCTACGCAGATGTTCAGGTCCGCCTGCAGCCTCGGGTTGGTGGGGTGGACGATCAGGTTCACGGCATACGGCGCCGGGTTTTCCATGAGCGCCAGGCCCGCCTCGATCTGTTCCAGCCAGGCCTTGAAGCCGCTGCTTTCGCGCTGGTTCAGCGCCGGGAAGCTGCCGACCACGCCGTTGCGGCAACAGGCAAGCACCAGATCCGGGTTGGAAATCAGGAACATCGGCGCGGCCACGACGGGCAGGCGCAGGCGTTGGTCGAGCAAAGCGGGCAGCGACATGGGACATCCCCCGATGAGTTGTGCTTATGAAGGTTAAAACGGCCGAACCACGACCAGAATTACAATAACAAGCAATATCAGAACTGGCACTTCATTGAACCAGCGATAAAAGACATGGCTGCGGGTGTTTTCGCCACGGGCGAAACGTTTGACGTAGGCGCCGCACACATGGTGATAGCCGATCAGGAGGGCGACCAGCGTGAGCTTGGCGTGCATCCACCCGCCTTGGGTGAAGTAGGCGCTCGGGTTGAGGCTGATCAGCCAGCCGCCGAAGATCAGCACGGCGATCATCGAAGGTCCCATGATGCCGCGGTACAGCTTGCGCTCCATGACGCTGAATCGTTCCTTGCTGACGGCGTCCTCGCTTTGCGCGTGATAGACGAACAGCCGCGGCAGGTAGAACAGCCCGGCAAACCAGCAGACCACGCTGACGATATGAAACGCTTTGAGCCACAGATAGAGCATTGGATTGATTCCCAGGTTCACGGTAGCCGGATAGTAGAGGCTCGGGCGGCCGCACGTCACCTTGACGGTTGTCGCAGGGGCGCGCGGCCCCTATCATCGACGGCTTTCCAGTGGGTTCGTTGAGGGCAGGTTCATGGTCAAGGTCGGTATCGTCGGCGGCACGGGTTACACGGGTGTCGAACTGTTGCGTCTGCTGGCGCAGCATCCGCAGGCAGAAGTGGTGGTCATCACTTCCCGATCCGAGGCCGGCATGGCCGTCGCCGACATGTACCCGAACCTGCGCGGCCATTACGACGGCCTGGCGTTCAGCGTTCCGGACATCAAGACCCTGGGCGCCTGCGATGTGGTGTTCTTCGCCACGCCCCACGGTGTCGCCCACGCCCTGGCGGGTGAACTGCTGGCCGCCGGCACCAAGGTCATCGACCTGTCGGCGGACTTCCGCCTGCAGGACGCCGACGAGTGGGCCAAGTGGTACGGCCAGCCGCACGGCGCGCCGGAGCTGCTGGACGAGGCGGTCTACGGTCTGCCGGAAGTCAATCGTGAGCAGATCCGCAAGGCGCGCCTGATCGCGGTGCCGGGTTGCTACCCGACCGCCACGCAGTTGGGGTTCCTGCCTTTGCTTGAGGCCGGTCTTGCCGATGCCTCGCACCTGATCGCCGACTGCAAGTCGGGCATCAGCGGTGCCGGACGTGGCGCCTCTGTAGGGTCGCTGTACTCCGAGACGTCGGAAAGCTTCAAGGCTTACGCGGTGAAAGGTCACCGTCACCTGCCGGAAATCCGCCAGGGGCTGCGCCGTGCAGCGGGCAAGGACGTCGGTCTGACCTTCGTTCCGCACCTGACGCCGATGATCCGTGGCATTCACTCGACGCTGTACGCGACCGTGACCGACCGTTCGGTGGATCTCCAGGCGCTGTTCGAGAAACGTTACGCCAACGAGCCGTTCGTCGACGTCATGCCGGCCGGCAGCCACCCGGAGACCCGCAGCGTGCGTGGCGCCAACGTGTGCCGAATAGCCGTGCACCGTCCGCAGGACGGCGACCTGGTGGTGGTGCTCTCGGTCATCGACAACCTGGTCAAGGGCGCGTCGGGCCAGGCGGTGCAGAACCTGAACATTCTGTTCGGCCTGGATGAACGCATGGGTCTGTCCCATGCTGGCATGCTGCCGTAACCCGTTCTTACGAACAGCGAAAAGGCCCGGAACACGGGCCTTTTCGCATTCGAAGCGGCGAAAGGCTTTATTGATATACCGTAACAATAGTTGACCGATTTTCTAGGACAAGCGGATAATGCGCGTCATCACGCAATATGACGGCTTAGCGCCGGGAGATAGTCAGCATGAGCGTCGAATCCTTCACCCCCACGGCTTTGCAATTCACCCAGGGTGCCGCGCACAAGGTGAAGAGCCTGGTCGACGAAGAGGGGAATGATCGCTTGAAGCTGCGCGTATTCGTTACGGGCGGCGGTTGTTCAGGTTTTCAGTACGGCTTCACCTTCGATGAGGATGTGGCCGAAGACGACACCATCGTCGAGCGCGAAGGGGTCAGC
This Pseudomonas ekonensis DNA region includes the following protein-coding sequences:
- a CDS encoding SDR family NAD(P)-dependent oxidoreductase — protein: MTRYALITGASSGIGLAMAEALARRGRSLILVARQRDQLESIAIELTQRFGVEVLFRACDLGEPLRLSGFLLELEEGDRQIDLLVNCAGIGTCGPFLAQDWMTEQDLIEVNILALTRLCHAIGNSMALQGGGQILNVASVAAFNPGPWMSTYYASKAYVLHFSEALRVELKKCAVKVSVLCPGPTRTAFFRTAQLNDGKLKDSRLLMSPEEVALYTVRALEKNRAIIIPGRMNRWFAFLPRLGSRWLNRTVTGMVNKAYCPR
- a CDS encoding histidine triad nucleotide-binding protein, with translation MDTLFTKIINREIPAKIIYEDDQVLAFHDIAPQAPVHFLVIPKKPVRTLNDLTEDDKALAGHILFTAQRLALELGCEEGFRVVMNCNEKGGQTVYHIHMHVLGQRQMNWPPG
- a CDS encoding DUF805 domain-containing protein; protein product: MSETRYKIVFDGALQPGVDITTAKLNLADLFKSDVAAIERLFSGRTVALKRELSHSDAQVYLQALGKTGIEARIEPETTVELNLADVHEQTPAPAEPDSPYAPPRADVGERLPEFAILKPFSVEGRIGRLRFLAWTMVLSLVTLPIIGIFAFIGLGLVSTDSTTGLIIGGIVAFFLFLAFGLVSILFSVQRLHDIGWSGWLWLLNLVPFVGSIFPLVMMAMPGNDGANRYGPPPPPNTTAVKVLCSLWIVFVGLIFAGAMVGGISAIQEEYESSLESSYESGSVTTDEIDAVAEPATISEDEAAEAAPPPVDSAKE
- the erpA gene encoding iron-sulfur cluster insertion protein ErpA gives rise to the protein MSVESFTPTALQFTQGAAHKVKSLVDEEGNDRLKLRVFVTGGGCSGFQYGFTFDEDVAEDDTIVEREGVSLVVDPMSFQYLAGAEVDYQEGLEGSRFVIKNPNATTTCGCGSSFSI
- the argC gene encoding N-acetyl-gamma-glutamyl-phosphate reductase; the protein is MVKVGIVGGTGYTGVELLRLLAQHPQAEVVVITSRSEAGMAVADMYPNLRGHYDGLAFSVPDIKTLGACDVVFFATPHGVAHALAGELLAAGTKVIDLSADFRLQDADEWAKWYGQPHGAPELLDEAVYGLPEVNREQIRKARLIAVPGCYPTATQLGFLPLLEAGLADASHLIADCKSGISGAGRGASVGSLYSETSESFKAYAVKGHRHLPEIRQGLRRAAGKDVGLTFVPHLTPMIRGIHSTLYATVTDRSVDLQALFEKRYANEPFVDVMPAGSHPETRSVRGANVCRIAVHRPQDGDLVVVLSVIDNLVKGASGQAVQNLNILFGLDERMGLSHAGMLP
- a CDS encoding NAD(P)H-dependent flavin oxidoreductase; translated protein: MSLPALLDQRLRLPVVAAPMFLISNPDLVLACCRNGVVGSFPALNQRESSGFKAWLEQIEAGLALMENPAPYAVNLIVHPTNPRLQADLNICVEHQVPIVITSLGAVKEVVDAVHSYGGLVFHDVTTRRHAEKAAEAGVDGLIAVAAGAGGHAGTWSPFSLVAEIRQFFDKTLLLAGCLNHGHEILAAQVLGADLAYFGTRFIGTTESHAPDAYKDMLLTAKAADIIHTPAVSGVPASFMRQSLEAAGFDMAALQGKGDVNFGEKLKPLSDEAKAWKTVWSAGQGVGGIKDLPSVDQLVARLDSEYRQALAHAAQLPNRWPR
- the hemJ gene encoding protoporphyrinogen oxidase HemJ — protein: MLYLWLKAFHIVSVVCWFAGLFYLPRLFVYHAQSEDAVSKERFSVMERKLYRGIMGPSMIAVLIFGGWLISLNPSAYFTQGGWMHAKLTLVALLIGYHHVCGAYVKRFARGENTRSHVFYRWFNEVPVLILLVIVILVVVRPF